From the genome of Leishmania infantum JPCM5 genome chromosome 4:
CACCGGCTACTACGTCTCCGATGGCAAGTGCAAGACCATGCAGGGCTGCTACGTTTCCAACTGCGCACAGTGCATGCTGCTTGACAGCACCAAGTGCTCCACGTGCATGAAAGGATACCTGCTCACGTCGTCCTACGGTTGCGTCTCGCAGAAAGTCATCAACGGCGTGGCCGCGCCCTACTCTCTGtgggtggccgccgccgtgctccTCGCCTCTGTTGTCACGCACATAGCAtagtgcgcagcagcatgcgaGCAACCCCACTCCCATTCTCCCACAacatgtgcacacacacacagagacagcggggcagccctccccccccacacacacgcactcccccttctcttgtTCTTCTTTCCTCGTTTCGCATCTCTTTCtcgtgcgctggcgccggcCTCCTGCACgtcgctcccctccccctaacCTCTATTCTCTCTCGCCGGCCTCATTGCTTCTTACCCTTTTCCGATCCTTGCTCGCGTGGGTGGCCACTGCCATAGTCCCgcagcgcagacacacgtgtTTACACGGCGGAGGCATCCCTCTCCATCACTTCTTTTCTCCTAAAGCCACTCACCAGGTCGCAcaccgcccaccccctccccaccaccggcCACCCTTCCGGGCGCAgctgtgtggggtgggggtgtgcTCGACCGCGTTCCTGGCAGCTCACTCGCATGTGTACAGCCACTCCCACCACTAAAGCTCTCTTCTGCGCACAcactccacctcctcgccccacgccgcgaccgcggcggTCGGCTGAGCACgagtgcagcgcgcgcctgcgctgctggTTGGTACGACAGCCTCGTGTAGAGGTGGGGACAGATTTGGTGGGCAAAAGAGTCGGCGTCACCGCTGAGTCCTCCCTTAGGGTAGCAGCCGCGCCTCCACCACGACCCACCCGCAGTACCGGAGGTCACTGcggctccccctcccccttgctAGAAGCGCCGCCTTTTGTGGGTCTGTGTTGCTTCCACATTGTTGTTTACCTCTCACCTTTTCCACACGTTCTTCTGCTCTCGCGCGTACAaccacctctctctcacacgcacgtgcataCGCACACTTTCTACCACGCGTGCGGATGTggcgtcgtggtggtgggatGGTTACCTCAAacggtgtgtgtgagtgtgtgtgtgtgtgtgtgtgtctgcggcAATCGGAAGTGAAGCCGCAGTCCGTAAACACTCGccgtgccccctccctcccacacacgcacacacgcgcgtgcataCCCCTTTTCTCCTCCCCAGCCAGCTCACCTTCACTCTGTCTCCCGCCTCACCCCTTCAGCAAAGATGAGCGTGAAGCACCTGCTGATGGCCGCAGTGCTGGCAGCCGTCGCATGCTCGGTGGTCATGGCGTCGGATGCCTCGAGCTTGTCGTCCCCAAGCGCCCCAGCTCGCGGATCGATCTCCCTTGCGACCATGCGGACAGTGCCGTccagcaagagcagcagcaactcgTCGAGTGCAACTGGCGCCAATGAGACGGCGTCTACCACCTTCACCACAACGAACACCGTGAGCACAGCGGCATCTTCGTGCGCCGTTTCGAactgcgccgcctgctcgaGCACGAACCCGAATGTCTGCACGACGTGCAGTCCCGGCTACGCCGTCGACCGCCTTGGCCAGTGCATG
Proteins encoded in this window:
- a CDS encoding surface antigen-like protein; this translates as MSVKHLLMAAVLAAVACSVVMASDASSLSSPSAPARGSISLATMRTVPSSKSSSNSSSATGANETASTTFTTTNTVSTAASSCAVSNCAACSSTNPNVCTTCSPGYAVDRLGQCMVVGSCNVAHCVTCHTNDNARCLSCASGYMPTASFKCVPEQSRNAAFRTSSLVVSVGVALVGTALTMA